One genomic window of Candidatus Hydrogenedentota bacterium includes the following:
- a CDS encoding heparinase II/III family protein, with protein sequence MEIQPSLLTVPISAGLVLLLAATAAAQDPLLAKKQSVLFPTDLARKAKANVAEFPWAAAIQKNLADGAARWMNTSDDELWDFMFGPAISRSWMVWSDGFCPSCKKDVKMYTWKIAAWDHPWKVQCPHCGEFFPKNDFTAFYRSGLDEQGVFQPAKADRSLLFNAEHPGPDDPLRSFGVDDGEGYLDSEGRRWRFIGAYLLYGQWKQRIVSGAQCLSEAYLATGDPICAHKTIVLLDRIADLFPAFDFSTQGHVYEERAGPVRGQVSTWHDACEEVRQLALAYDRVFEAARGRESELTAFLASKAATHKLENPKKTWADIQRNIEDRIFRDTLAHRERIESNYPTTDRTMLIIKTVLEWPGNREEIMGLLDAILDKATSVDGLSGEKGLAGYSTIAPRAMAELLEQFARIEPDFLKAIYDRHPSLHAMYRFHIETMCLDAYYPQIGDSGGFGQRCVSYAGATFSKNPGAGPSAFTFFRRLYELTRDPAFAQIIYRENGDSVADLPHDLFADAPAAFQKDIQNVIDREGARPVIGSVNKQQWRLAILRSGTGDRARAVWMDYDAGERHSHADGMNIGLFAKGLDLFPEFGYPPVGYGGWSAPKAVWYTKTAAHNTVVVDGHDQQRVNSGTTTLWADGRRFRAIHASDPAMIDGGRYDRLIAMIDLDDEDSYVVDVFQVAGGRDHAKFTHAFFGTVETMGLALKDTDDYGFATEMRRFRRDDAPDPGWSVDWAIEDYYTYFSTPRPVHLRYTDLTEGASASLAEAWIDVAQFGGEGGMYIPCVMTRRAASDGAPLASTFVAVVEPYEGASKIAGIRRAPVYGLDGVPAPESVALAIECTDGRRDLCMVAGNEAGKEMKIPDINAEAIAALAHITHGADGCECIVLCQGSRLKTDNVELALRDQTGFIEIALEAGKARVLFGDKNAIQTLVRNGKELEITAAR encoded by the coding sequence ATGGAAATCCAACCATCGCTCCTGACCGTGCCGATCTCCGCGGGGCTTGTATTGCTCCTGGCCGCAACGGCTGCCGCGCAGGATCCTTTGTTGGCCAAAAAGCAATCCGTCTTGTTCCCGACCGACTTGGCCCGAAAGGCTAAAGCCAACGTGGCGGAGTTTCCATGGGCGGCGGCCATTCAGAAAAATCTTGCGGACGGCGCGGCGCGATGGATGAACACATCCGACGACGAACTCTGGGATTTCATGTTCGGCCCGGCGATTTCGCGTTCATGGATGGTCTGGTCCGATGGATTTTGCCCGTCCTGCAAGAAAGACGTCAAGATGTACACATGGAAAATCGCCGCATGGGATCACCCATGGAAAGTGCAATGTCCCCACTGCGGCGAATTCTTTCCCAAAAACGATTTCACGGCCTTCTATCGCAGCGGACTGGACGAACAGGGCGTCTTCCAGCCGGCCAAGGCCGACCGATCGCTCCTGTTCAACGCCGAACACCCCGGCCCGGACGATCCGCTCCGTTCCTTCGGCGTTGACGACGGCGAAGGTTATCTGGATTCGGAAGGCCGACGCTGGCGGTTCATCGGGGCCTATCTCCTATACGGACAATGGAAACAGCGGATCGTTTCGGGCGCGCAATGTTTGAGCGAGGCGTACCTGGCGACCGGCGATCCGATCTGCGCGCATAAGACGATTGTCCTGCTCGACCGCATTGCGGACCTCTTCCCCGCATTTGATTTCAGCACGCAGGGGCACGTTTACGAGGAACGCGCCGGTCCCGTGCGCGGACAGGTCTCGACATGGCACGACGCATGCGAGGAAGTGCGGCAACTTGCCCTCGCCTACGATCGCGTGTTCGAGGCGGCCCGTGGGCGGGAAAGCGAATTGACCGCGTTTCTGGCCTCAAAAGCCGCCACACACAAACTCGAAAACCCGAAAAAGACCTGGGCAGACATCCAGCGCAACATCGAGGATCGCATCTTTCGCGACACGCTCGCCCACCGCGAACGCATCGAATCGAATTACCCGACGACCGACCGCACCATGCTCATCATCAAGACCGTCCTCGAATGGCCGGGCAACCGCGAAGAAATCATGGGCCTCCTCGACGCCATTCTCGACAAGGCGACGTCCGTGGATGGACTCAGCGGCGAAAAAGGGCTTGCGGGCTACTCCACCATCGCGCCGCGCGCCATGGCCGAATTGCTCGAACAATTCGCGCGCATCGAGCCGGACTTTTTGAAGGCCATATATGATCGCCATCCCTCGCTGCACGCCATGTACCGTTTCCACATCGAGACGATGTGCCTCGACGCCTACTATCCGCAAATCGGCGACAGCGGCGGATTCGGCCAGCGCTGTGTGTCTTACGCGGGCGCGACATTCAGCAAGAATCCGGGCGCCGGCCCTTCGGCCTTCACCTTTTTCCGGCGCCTTTACGAATTGACGCGCGATCCCGCCTTTGCCCAAATCATTTACCGCGAAAACGGAGACAGCGTGGCGGATCTTCCCCACGATCTTTTTGCCGACGCCCCCGCCGCTTTCCAAAAAGACATCCAGAACGTCATTGACAGGGAAGGCGCGCGGCCCGTCATCGGATCCGTAAACAAGCAACAATGGCGGCTCGCCATTCTCCGTTCGGGAACCGGCGATCGGGCCCGCGCGGTGTGGATGGACTACGATGCCGGTGAACGCCATAGCCACGCCGACGGCATGAATATCGGCCTGTTTGCGAAGGGACTCGACCTGTTCCCCGAATTCGGCTACCCCCCCGTCGGGTACGGCGGCTGGAGCGCGCCGAAAGCCGTCTGGTACACCAAAACCGCCGCGCATAACACGGTCGTCGTGGACGGACACGATCAGCAACGGGTCAACAGCGGAACAACGACCCTCTGGGCCGACGGGCGCCGCTTCCGGGCAATCCACGCATCCGATCCGGCCATGATTGACGGCGGACGCTACGATCGCCTCATCGCCATGATTGATCTCGACGACGAGGACTCCTATGTCGTGGACGTGTTCCAGGTCGCCGGAGGCCGGGATCATGCAAAATTCACGCATGCCTTCTTCGGAACCGTCGAAACGATGGGGCTTGCGCTCAAGGACACGGACGATTACGGGTTCGCCACCGAAATGCGCCGCTTCCGGCGCGACGACGCGCCCGATCCCGGCTGGTCGGTGGACTGGGCCATCGAGGATTACTACACGTATTTTTCCACCCCGCGCCCGGTCCATCTTCGGTACACCGATCTCACCGAGGGTGCATCGGCTTCCTTGGCCGAAGCATGGATTGACGTCGCCCAGTTCGGCGGCGAAGGCGGAATGTACATCCCCTGTGTCATGACCCGCCGCGCCGCGTCCGACGGCGCGCCGCTCGCTTCGACCTTCGTAGCCGTCGTCGAACCCTATGAAGGCGCCTCGAAAATAGCGGGCATCCGGCGCGCGCCGGTATATGGCCTCGATGGCGTCCCCGCCCCCGAAAGCGTCGCGCTGGCCATTGAATGCACCGACGGACGACGCGACCTCTGCATGGTCGCGGGCAACGAAGCGGGTAAAGAAATGAAAATCCCCGACATCAACGCGGAGGCAATCGCCGCCCTGGCACATATAACGCATGGGGCGGACGGCTGCGAATGCATCGTCCTTTGCCAGGGAAGCCGTCTCAAAACAGATAACGTTGAATTGGCGCTGCGCGATCAAACCGGGTTCATCGAAATCGCCCTGGAAGCCGGGAAGGCCCGCGTGCTTTTCGGCGACAAAAACGCAATCCAGACACTCGTTCGCAACGGAAAAGAATTGGAAATCACTGCCGCGCGATAA
- the wecB gene encoding UDP-N-acetylglucosamine 2-epimerase (non-hydrolyzing): MVKVLVVMGTRPEAIKMAPVYKALAARPALFEPAVCLTAQHRELLDQVIEVFELPVAHDLNVMKPNQTLAEITSMVLCGMTRILEESRPDVVLVHGDTTTSFATALAAYYTKTPVGHVEAGLRTHDKHRPYPEEMNRRLGDDLCDYHYAPTALARENLLRENIPPDHIVVTGNTVIDALLEVAARPYAFADPLLERAGRDRRLILVTAHRRESFGEPFRQMCAAMRDLARDNPDVEIVYPVHPNPNVRRAVDAVLAGQDRVHLIHPLEYRPFVHLLKKAHIVLTDSGGIQEEAPALGKPVLVMREVTERPEAVEAGTAMLVGASYDRIRGETQRLLDDPAAYAKMAKAANPYGDGLAAKRIADHLAALQTSE, encoded by the coding sequence ATCGTGAAAGTTCTGGTTGTCATGGGCACGCGCCCCGAAGCCATCAAGATGGCGCCGGTCTACAAAGCATTGGCGGCGCGCCCCGCTCTCTTCGAGCCCGCCGTCTGCCTCACCGCCCAGCACCGCGAACTGCTCGATCAGGTTATCGAAGTCTTCGAATTGCCCGTCGCCCACGATCTGAACGTCATGAAACCCAACCAGACCTTGGCCGAAATCACAAGCATGGTCCTATGCGGCATGACCCGCATTCTGGAAGAATCGCGTCCGGACGTTGTTCTGGTTCACGGCGACACGACAACCTCCTTCGCCACGGCCCTCGCCGCGTATTACACGAAAACCCCCGTCGGCCATGTGGAAGCCGGATTGCGCACCCACGACAAGCATCGCCCCTATCCCGAAGAAATGAACCGCCGCCTCGGCGATGACCTTTGCGACTACCACTACGCGCCCACGGCTCTTGCGCGCGAAAATCTCCTGCGCGAAAACATTCCCCCGGATCACATCGTTGTCACGGGAAACACCGTCATTGACGCCCTGCTCGAAGTCGCCGCGCGACCCTATGCCTTTGCCGATCCGCTGCTCGAACGCGCGGGCCGCGACCGCCGTCTCATCCTCGTGACGGCCCACCGGCGTGAAAGTTTCGGGGAACCGTTCCGCCAAATGTGCGCCGCCATGCGCGACCTCGCGCGCGACAACCCGGATGTCGAAATCGTCTACCCCGTCCATCCGAATCCCAACGTCCGCCGTGCCGTGGACGCGGTGTTGGCGGGACAGGATCGCGTCCATCTTATCCATCCGCTCGAATACCGGCCTTTTGTGCATCTGCTCAAAAAGGCCCACATTGTGCTGACCGATTCCGGCGGCATCCAGGAGGAAGCGCCGGCCCTCGGAAAACCGGTCCTCGTCATGCGCGAAGTGACCGAACGCCCCGAAGCGGTCGAAGCGGGAACCGCCATGCTCGTCGGCGCCTCCTACGATCGCATTCGCGGCGAAACTCAACGGCTTCTCGACGATCCCGCCGCCTATGCTAAAATGGCCAAGGCCGCGAACCCTTACGGCGACGGACTCGCCGCGAAACGTATCGCGGACCATTTGGCTGCATTGCAAACATCAGAATAA
- a CDS encoding nucleotide sugar dehydrogenase yields MKTICVMGLGYIGLPTASMFATNGFKVLGVDVGAKVVETVNSGNIHIEEPGLHTVVRAAINSGNLRAALVPEPADTFILAVPTPLLEDKRADMRYVCEAAEAIVPVLRPGCLVILESTSPPGTSRDLLRPILEKTGLKAGRDFNFAHCPERVLPGRILHELVSNDRVIGGYTPACAQRARELYASFVTGEIFLADITTAEMVKVIENTFRDVNIALANETALLCESLGIDFGEVARLANRHPRVNLHKAGPGVGGHCISVDPWFLVERFPDEAKIIRLARERNDAMPGHVVRTIRMLIGSNAGAKVAALGVAFKGNVDDCRESPAIHVMDLLQQEGVHVAVYDPHVKSGPAELVGIEECFKDADCAVVLTDHDEFKYINPRQAAKLMRRRVLFDTRNFLDHAEWAEAGFHVSVLGRGIEKPS; encoded by the coding sequence ATGAAAACGATTTGCGTCATGGGACTGGGCTATATCGGCCTGCCGACGGCCAGCATGTTCGCCACCAATGGATTCAAAGTCCTCGGCGTGGATGTCGGCGCCAAGGTCGTCGAAACCGTCAACAGCGGCAACATCCACATCGAGGAACCCGGCCTGCACACCGTCGTCCGCGCCGCCATCAATTCCGGAAATCTGCGCGCGGCGCTTGTTCCCGAACCGGCGGACACCTTCATTCTCGCCGTGCCGACCCCGCTACTCGAAGACAAACGCGCCGACATGCGTTACGTTTGCGAGGCGGCGGAGGCCATCGTGCCGGTTCTCCGCCCCGGCTGCCTCGTCATCCTCGAATCCACCTCGCCCCCCGGCACAAGCCGCGACCTTCTCCGTCCGATCCTCGAAAAAACCGGACTCAAGGCGGGCCGGGATTTCAACTTCGCGCATTGTCCCGAACGCGTGCTTCCCGGCCGAATCCTGCACGAACTCGTCAGCAACGACCGCGTCATCGGCGGCTACACCCCCGCATGCGCCCAGCGCGCCCGCGAATTGTACGCCTCGTTCGTCACCGGCGAAATTTTCCTGGCCGACATTACCACTGCGGAAATGGTCAAGGTCATCGAAAACACCTTCCGCGACGTCAATATCGCCTTGGCCAACGAAACGGCGCTCCTCTGCGAGTCGCTCGGCATTGATTTCGGGGAAGTCGCTCGACTGGCCAACCGGCACCCGCGCGTCAATCTGCACAAAGCCGGGCCGGGTGTCGGCGGGCACTGCATCAGCGTGGATCCGTGGTTCCTTGTCGAACGTTTTCCCGACGAGGCGAAGATCATCCGGCTCGCCCGCGAACGTAACGATGCGATGCCCGGACACGTCGTCCGAACAATCCGCATGTTGATCGGCTCCAATGCCGGCGCCAAAGTCGCCGCCCTCGGTGTGGCTTTCAAGGGCAATGTGGACGACTGCCGCGAAAGCCCCGCCATCCACGTGATGGACCTGCTCCAACAAGAAGGCGTCCATGTGGCCGTCTATGATCCCCATGTCAAATCCGGCCCCGCCGAACTCGTCGGCATCGAGGAATGCTTCAAGGATGCCGACTGCGCGGTCGTCCTTACCGACCATGACGAGTTCAAATACATCAACCCGCGCCAGGCGGCCAAACTCATGCGCCGGCGCGTCCTGTTCGATACCCGCAATTTCCTAGACCATGCCGAATGGGCCGAAGCCGGTTTTCACGTCTCTGTCCTTGGACGCGGAATCGAAAAACCCTCATAA
- a CDS encoding DUF456 domain-containing protein has protein sequence MTIIAWTLFALGITVGLALNLVGLFGNWVILGTIAAAWAISGFERFGFGALLIMAILAALGELLEMLAAGYGASRFGGGRGAAFASLLGCIAGAVVGTPWFPLVGTLAGAVLGAFAGAALFELLIVNKTPHDSLRTGFGAALGRIGGVFAKTAIGIAILIVALFSL, from the coding sequence ATGACAATCATTGCTTGGACACTCTTCGCCTTGGGAATAACCGTGGGGCTGGCATTGAATCTTGTCGGCCTCTTTGGCAATTGGGTTATTCTCGGGACCATTGCCGCCGCTTGGGCAATTTCAGGATTCGAACGTTTCGGATTCGGCGCCCTTCTGATCATGGCGATCCTGGCCGCCTTGGGCGAATTGCTTGAAATGCTGGCCGCCGGCTACGGGGCGTCGCGATTTGGCGGAGGACGCGGAGCCGCTTTCGCTTCGTTGCTGGGGTGTATTGCGGGGGCCGTCGTTGGGACACCGTGGTTTCCCCTTGTCGGAACCTTGGCGGGCGCCGTCCTCGGCGCGTTTGCGGGAGCGGCCCTGTTTGAATTGCTGATCGTCAACAAAACCCCGCACGATTCGCTGCGAACAGGCTTCGGGGCGGCCCTCGGACGAATTGGAGGCGTTTTCGCCAAAACGGCCATCGGCATCGCGATTCTGATCGTGGCCTTATTCAGCCTATAA
- a CDS encoding RNA polymerase sigma factor: MQDDAQLVFRCLEGDTDAYGELVDRYQGAVYATAYYYAGRYGAAEDIAQETFMAAYRSLPWLKEAAKFGPWLKAIACRTAANWLRKNARRLSAETPLPYRRTANMADLRLGPRGNLERSERFDRIQAAIDALPERYRLPVVLRYMQELSYDEISVFTGESRDEIRGILQRAGQQLREALANTDEEDEGTVAWRPANK, from the coding sequence TTGCAGGATGATGCCCAATTGGTTTTCCGGTGCCTTGAAGGAGATACCGACGCCTACGGCGAATTGGTCGATCGTTATCAAGGCGCCGTTTACGCGACGGCATACTACTATGCCGGGCGTTACGGCGCCGCCGAGGACATCGCCCAAGAAACCTTCATGGCCGCGTACCGAAGCCTTCCGTGGCTCAAGGAAGCCGCGAAGTTCGGGCCATGGCTGAAGGCCATCGCCTGCCGCACCGCTGCCAACTGGTTGCGGAAGAACGCGAGGCGTCTAAGCGCCGAAACGCCGTTGCCGTACCGGCGCACCGCCAACATGGCGGATCTCCGATTGGGTCCCCGCGGAAACCTTGAACGTTCCGAACGCTTCGATCGCATTCAAGCGGCGATCGACGCGCTGCCGGAGCGGTATCGCCTGCCGGTGGTGCTGCGCTACATGCAAGAGTTGAGTTACGACGAAATCAGCGTGTTCACGGGTGAGTCGCGCGATGAAATTCGCGGGATTCTCCAGCGGGCGGGCCAGCAATTGCGCGAAGCCCTCGCAAACACCGATGAGGAAGATGAAGGAACGGTCGCATGGCGTCCTGCAAACAAGTAG
- a CDS encoding FecR domain-containing protein has protein sequence MASCKQVESMIQAWIDGELGDSERVILDQHFQECPLCAVILRKHQRCAALLFEGFSEHRLRHSIRQRIMENLPEMEPLRVNLEGINWRNADARPKRAWLGPFMRMAAVFILVCLAGLLYSAWPKGEKSFDGAVGMITQTEGAVFREAGHGLFHRSVALKDFVKFGAFYKTGPNSRLMVSLRGPTQLRIDENTRFQICDDRKVRVETGRIALDVGRDERKFRVLTPSGTITVYGTVFEVSVDSVQTLVTLQSGALQVESTGGQGELKPGEQTCFTRGQSAITIRPVDANRVLGWTKAIMPDTDAYDSFTREVQPLKIAELPGEQVFAVITTKNGKPRAVSSFCLTWNPVGDDADRCGYDVHVYNETMRELFSVHVDGSVFANPNRRSHEIDVPGAPIVNAGVLHVKIVPDNSGGKQTPMKVSAVGL, from the coding sequence ATGGCGTCCTGCAAACAAGTAGAGTCCATGATCCAAGCGTGGATTGATGGCGAACTCGGCGACTCCGAGCGCGTCATTCTGGACCAGCATTTTCAGGAATGTCCCCTGTGCGCCGTTATTCTTCGCAAACACCAGCGTTGCGCCGCGCTCCTTTTCGAGGGATTTTCCGAACATCGCCTGCGCCACAGCATCCGGCAACGGATTATGGAAAACCTCCCCGAAATGGAGCCGCTCCGTGTGAATCTTGAGGGCATCAATTGGCGTAATGCCGATGCAAGGCCCAAGCGGGCATGGCTGGGGCCCTTTATGCGCATGGCCGCCGTCTTCATCCTCGTCTGCTTGGCCGGTCTCCTCTATTCGGCGTGGCCCAAGGGAGAAAAAAGTTTCGATGGGGCCGTCGGCATGATCACCCAAACGGAAGGCGCCGTTTTCCGTGAAGCGGGCCATGGACTGTTTCATCGAAGCGTTGCGCTCAAAGACTTCGTAAAATTCGGCGCCTTTTATAAAACAGGCCCAAACAGCCGACTAATGGTGTCGCTACGCGGGCCGACGCAACTTCGGATAGATGAAAACACCCGCTTTCAAATCTGCGACGACCGGAAAGTGCGCGTCGAAACCGGTCGCATCGCCCTCGACGTGGGCCGGGATGAACGAAAATTCCGGGTGCTTACCCCAAGCGGAACCATCACGGTCTACGGAACCGTCTTTGAAGTCAGCGTGGACAGCGTCCAGACCCTCGTTACCCTCCAGTCCGGCGCGTTACAAGTCGAAAGCACGGGTGGACAAGGCGAATTGAAACCCGGCGAACAAACCTGTTTCACCCGCGGCCAAAGCGCCATCACCATCCGCCCGGTGGACGCGAACCGCGTGCTCGGGTGGACAAAAGCAATCATGCCGGACACCGATGCCTATGACAGTTTCACACGCGAGGTGCAGCCGCTCAAAATCGCGGAACTGCCGGGTGAGCAGGTCTTTGCCGTGATTACCACCAAGAATGGCAAGCCACGCGCGGTCAGTTCGTTTTGCCTTACATGGAATCCCGTCGGGGACGATGCGGATCGGTGTGGTTACGATGTGCATGTTTATAACGAAACCATGCGCGAACTTTTCTCCGTCCATGTTGACGGAAGCGTGTTTGCCAACCCCAACCGGCGATCCCACGAAATTGACGTGCCGGGCGCACCCATCGTGAATGCCGGCGTGCTGCACGTGAAAATCGTCCCTGATAATTCGGGCGGAAAACAAACGCCGATGAAAGTGTCGGCGGTGGGATTGTAA
- the tyrS gene encoding tyrosine--tRNA ligase, protein MAFFEELTWRGFVHQTTHEELSQILDRERVTLYCGFDPTADSLHIGSLLPIIGLARFQRAGHKPIALVGGGTGLIGDPSGKTQERQLLDKEQVAINLEGIRKQLERFLDFSGDNAAEMVNNGDWLCTLPLLDFLRDIGKHFSINVMLAKESVRQRVEDREHGMSFTEFSYSLLQAYDFLHLSDTRGCTLQIGGSDQWGNIVAGMDLIRRLRDKPAFGLTFPLVTKSDGAKFGKSESGNVWLDAARTSPYKFYQFWINQADSDVPRWLRYFTFMTPGEIAECEEQIAREPEKREAQRRLAGEVTRLVHGETALANAIRASQAMFGGELAGLDDATLEEVFSEVPSAEIPRGELDAGRLLVDVLVSCGVFSSKGEARRLIDNGGLYVNNTRVDASDLKLTPQCLCGTRIAVIRKGKKNYHLLRFVSDR, encoded by the coding sequence GTGGCTTTTTTCGAGGAATTGACGTGGCGGGGTTTCGTGCATCAGACGACTCATGAAGAGTTGTCGCAAATTCTTGATCGCGAACGGGTTACGCTTTACTGCGGATTCGACCCCACCGCCGACAGTCTCCACATCGGCAGCCTGCTGCCCATCATCGGCCTTGCCCGTTTCCAGCGCGCCGGTCACAAGCCCATCGCGCTGGTCGGAGGAGGAACCGGACTTATCGGCGACCCCAGCGGCAAGACACAGGAACGCCAACTCCTTGACAAAGAACAAGTTGCGATAAACCTTGAAGGAATCCGCAAACAACTGGAACGCTTTCTCGATTTCAGCGGCGACAATGCCGCCGAAATGGTCAATAACGGCGACTGGCTTTGCACGTTGCCGCTGCTGGATTTCCTCCGCGATATCGGCAAGCATTTCAGCATCAACGTCATGCTGGCCAAGGAATCCGTCCGCCAGCGCGTCGAGGACCGCGAACATGGCATGTCGTTCACCGAATTTTCCTACAGCCTGCTTCAAGCCTACGACTTCCTGCACTTGTCCGATACGCGCGGATGCACCCTCCAAATCGGCGGCAGCGATCAATGGGGCAACATCGTCGCGGGCATGGATTTGATCCGGCGCCTGCGCGACAAGCCCGCTTTCGGTCTGACTTTTCCCCTCGTTACCAAGTCCGACGGCGCGAAATTCGGCAAGAGCGAGTCCGGCAATGTCTGGCTCGACGCCGCCCGGACCAGTCCCTACAAATTTTACCAATTCTGGATCAATCAAGCCGACTCGGATGTTCCGCGCTGGCTGCGTTATTTCACCTTCATGACCCCCGGCGAGATTGCCGAGTGCGAGGAGCAGATTGCCCGCGAACCGGAAAAACGCGAAGCGCAGCGCCGATTGGCCGGAGAAGTGACACGGCTCGTGCATGGCGAAACCGCGCTGGCCAATGCCATCCGAGCGAGTCAGGCCATGTTCGGCGGCGAACTCGCTGGCCTCGACGACGCCACGCTGGAAGAGGTCTTCAGCGAAGTCCCGTCGGCGGAAATCCCGCGCGGCGAACTCGACGCCGGCCGTCTGCTGGTGGATGTGCTCGTTTCGTGCGGCGTTTTCTCCAGCAAGGGCGAGGCCCGGCGCCTGATCGACAACGGCGGACTCTACGTCAACAACACGCGCGTGGACGCTTCGGACTTGAAACTTACCCCGCAGTGTCTTTGCGGAACGCGCATCGCCGTGATCCGCAAAGGCAAGAAAAACTACCACCTGCTTCGATTCGTTTCGGATCGTTGA